The Anas platyrhynchos isolate ZD024472 breed Pekin duck chromosome Z, IASCAAS_PekinDuck_T2T, whole genome shotgun sequence genome includes a window with the following:
- the LOC140000696 gene encoding uncharacterized protein, protein MRAGGGLQAVFWLPGVLGALELWLPGVLGALEVHVRAVVHVELAGRTRFQEAQLLEVLLAAYLPHDGDEPLHNAHRVALQQGPQLPHQGVLIQPTAAQPSDDGGLQHVLVPPGSIEELPGLLAHPGAQRPQDFEVFPEEGCPFLGREASDGRLGHGLCSPLLVLGAVVLRLCIGGHLHLQEVVFRPDGVADGGDALPAEGAGAASLDPAHDAPEAELVQAGEDVAGLLGGPLAHRAGDVLGLTAHGVGSLQRAGESCRWGAASPGWHRCHSCCALQEGERPGSVAEPGQAAAVPRPLSRTKPQAQPRGTCRLTAHLHCCEHSLHSPGCLSQAGPGKRRHWLRGRAPRAAANGPTAQLQQISQEILARHSKPRTNAQPESRHEPGWARL, encoded by the exons AtgagggctgggggtggcctCCAGGCTGtcttctggctcccaggtgtcttgggagccctcgagctctggctccccg gtgtcttgggagccctcgaggtCCACGTCAGGGCCGTTGTCCATgtagagctggctggcaggacgCGGTTCCAGGAAGCCCAGCTCCTCGAGGTACTCCTCGCTGCATATCTCCCCCATGATGGAGATGAGCCGCTGCACAATGCTCACCGTGTGGCCCTGCAGCAAGGGCCGCAGCTCCCGCACCAAGGCGTGCTCATCCAGCCCACAGcggcacagccaagcgacgacggtggcctccagcatgtcctggtcccaccaggcagcatCGAAGAGCTCCCTGGCTTGCTGGCGCACCCAGGAGCGCAGCGGCCCCAGGACTTCGAGGTGTTCCCTGAAGAGGGCTGCCCATTCCTCGGGCGGGAGGCCTCTGACGGCAGGCTGGGGCatgggctctgcagccccctgctcgtccTGGGGGCTGTCGTCTTGCGCCTCTGCATCGGGGGCCACCTGCACCTCCAGGAAGTCGTCTTCCGCCCAGATGGAGTAGCGGATGGAGGTGatgcgctgcctgcagagggggcaggtgctgcttcTCTGGACCCAGCGCATGACGCACCCGAAGCAGAActggtgcaggcaggggaggatgtagctgggctccttgggggccccctggcacacagggcaggtgaTGTCCTGGGCCTCACCGCCCATGGTGTCGGctcgctgcagcgggctggggagagctgcaggtggggagctgcttcccctggctggcaccgctgccacagctgctgtgcgctgcaagaaggagagaggccagggtcagtggctgagccagggcaggcagcggcagtgccccggcccctcagcaggacaaaaccccaagcccagccccggggcacgtGTCGCCTcacagctcacctgcactgctgcgagCACTCCTtgcacagccccggctgcctgagccaggcagggccggggaaacgcaggcactggctgcggggacgggcACCGAGAGCAGCTGCCAacggccccacagcacagctccaacaaatCTCCCAAGAGATCCTTGCTCGGCACTCCAAGCCTCGCACAAACGCTCAGCCAGAGTCCAGgcacgagccaggctgggccaggctctga